The proteins below come from a single Flavobacterium lindanitolerans genomic window:
- a CDS encoding MATE family efflux transporter, which produces MTQTEQKQSFLSRLFITIKQSLKGEADFDYTSGSIRKAVILLAIPMVLEMMMESVFALVDLYFVGHLENSSFAIQTVGLTESVLTVIYSLAIGLSMAATAVVARRIGEKDPVAASKAGMQAVIIAVAVNTVISILGLLYATEILMLMGASPEAALHGTNFMRIMMGGSISIVLLFLINGIFRGAGNAAIAMKSLWLANICNIIFCPILINGLGPIPAFGLTGAAIATTAGRTIGVLYQLYHLFNGKGILKIAASYFLPDWKLIQNTIKVAAPGVLQFVIASCSWIFLANLVAVTGGDHGSAGYQTALRIMMFFILPAWGLSNAAATLVGQNLGAKQIERAEKSVMQTAKYNVIFMATIMAITLLGAEYIAGFFTNDLVVKEIAVEAIRIMSLGYIFYGIGMVLINTFNGAGDTWTPTWINFFGFWLFQIPLAYVLAKKLGMGPTGVFMAIPIAETAITIAGYVLFKRGKWKRIEV; this is translated from the coding sequence ATGACACAAACAGAACAAAAACAAAGTTTTTTATCCCGTTTATTTATTACAATAAAACAATCGCTTAAAGGCGAAGCTGATTTCGATTATACTTCCGGAAGCATCCGTAAGGCAGTTATTCTTTTAGCCATTCCAATGGTATTGGAAATGATGATGGAATCTGTTTTCGCACTGGTCGACTTATATTTCGTCGGACATCTCGAAAACAGCAGCTTTGCCATACAAACTGTAGGACTTACAGAATCTGTACTCACAGTCATTTATTCCCTGGCTATCGGTTTAAGTATGGCGGCTACGGCCGTTGTTGCCCGAAGGATTGGTGAAAAAGACCCTGTTGCTGCTTCAAAAGCAGGAATGCAGGCCGTTATAATAGCTGTTGCCGTGAATACGGTCATCAGTATTCTTGGCTTATTATATGCAACGGAAATCCTAATGTTGATGGGAGCTTCACCGGAAGCGGCTCTTCACGGCACTAATTTCATGAGGATTATGATGGGTGGAAGCATCAGCATCGTTTTGCTTTTCCTTATCAATGGTATTTTCCGCGGAGCCGGTAATGCTGCAATAGCCATGAAAAGTCTTTGGCTTGCCAATATCTGCAATATTATTTTTTGTCCTATACTAATCAACGGTTTAGGGCCTATACCTGCATTTGGACTTACGGGAGCAGCTATTGCAACTACGGCCGGAAGAACTATAGGCGTATTGTACCAGTTATACCATTTGTTTAATGGCAAGGGCATTTTAAAAATTGCCGCTTCCTATTTCCTTCCCGATTGGAAACTGATACAAAACACTATCAAAGTAGCAGCACCGGGAGTTTTGCAATTTGTGATTGCTTCCTGCAGCTGGATATTTTTAGCCAATCTTGTCGCTGTAACAGGTGGCGACCACGGGTCGGCCGGATATCAGACCGCATTGAGAATCATGATGTTCTTTATCTTACCTGCCTGGGGATTAAGTAATGCCGCAGCAACATTAGTGGGACAGAATTTAGGTGCAAAACAAATTGAAAGAGCGGAGAAATCTGTTATGCAGACCGCCAAATACAATGTGATATTCATGGCAACCATCATGGCTATTACGCTTTTGGGAGCTGAATATATTGCCGGCTTCTTCACGAATGATTTAGTTGTTAAAGAAATTGCAGTAGAAGCTATCAGAATCATGAGCCTTGGCTATATTTTCTATGGTATTGGTATGGTATTGATAAACACTTTTAACGGTGCAGGCGACACCTGGACTCCAACCTGGATTAATTTCTTCGGCTTCTGGCTGTTCCAGATTCCTTTGGCTTATGTTCTGGCTAAGAAATTAGGCATGGGGCCTACGGGTGTTTTTATGGCTATACCTATTGCTGAAACGGCCATAACAATTGCAGGCTATGTACTTTTCAAGAGAGGAAAATGGAAACGTATTGAAGTATAA
- a CDS encoding tetratricopeptide repeat-containing sensor histidine kinase, with product MKHYSPILLFFMTLIFISCGKNMPVKKGSTATDSLEHYIKLSYDSKFSQERQRVFSNKAYKIGMESGNDSLLYKGLYTKIEHDLAYNSDSSRYYLSKLKKLALNTKKQAALGGYYYLYASYFSPINIDSSFSYYDRSKTEYLKANDSMRAGYSLLMMTDLQRISSDYYGAETTATAALACLKNSGEESYLVAVYNYLGMSYKQLFNYENALKYYSKAYEITKDSLSKDAVMNNIALIYMDQKEYAKAIKILRRLVFKKRPDTNIEFKAKAMDNLGYSYFLSGDKRGHEYMLQSLRLKDSIKDEFGLLASCLHLSEYYLNQNPKMARNYAERAYSLANKLKNTDDKLDAIKFLSKTADSKQESDRLFSEYTKLNDSIRVVRQKAKNQFAKIRYDSKQAEEDLLKYQAENAENKLKAEKAKRRNELLLLTISFLVLVGVLFYRLLKSRHEKEKFQEAYNTETRIAKKVHDELANDVYNAMTFASTQNLERPEKKEALIHSLDSVYLRTRDISRENSPIELGENFPNQLKIMLSEYQNQSLNVLIKDIDSIDWMKIDENKKLVTYRVLQELMVNMKKHSQATLAVIDFSSTDKKIQIQYSDNGIGMPFGKTILKNGLQNVENRIKSIRGTLIFDIQTNRGVKLSFGYPV from the coding sequence ATGAAGCATTACTCCCCGATTTTGCTTTTTTTCATGACATTGATTTTCATTTCATGTGGAAAAAATATGCCTGTAAAAAAAGGGAGTACTGCAACTGACAGCCTTGAGCATTACATAAAACTTTCTTATGACAGTAAATTTTCACAAGAAAGGCAAAGAGTTTTTAGCAACAAAGCTTATAAAATTGGAATGGAATCCGGTAACGACTCTTTGCTCTACAAAGGATTGTATACCAAAATCGAACACGATCTTGCCTATAACTCAGACAGTTCCAGATATTACCTCAGCAAGCTAAAAAAACTGGCACTGAATACTAAAAAGCAAGCAGCTCTTGGAGGATATTATTATCTCTACGCTTCCTATTTTTCACCCATAAACATTGACAGCAGTTTTTCGTATTACGACCGTTCGAAAACAGAATATTTGAAAGCAAACGACAGCATGCGGGCAGGATACAGCTTATTGATGATGACCGACCTGCAGCGAATCTCTTCTGATTATTATGGGGCCGAAACGACTGCTACAGCAGCTCTTGCCTGCTTAAAAAACTCAGGAGAAGAGTCTTATCTTGTGGCTGTCTATAATTATCTGGGCATGTCATACAAACAGCTCTTTAATTATGAAAATGCTTTAAAATATTACAGCAAGGCCTATGAAATCACAAAGGATTCTCTTTCTAAAGATGCTGTGATGAATAACATAGCCCTTATCTACATGGACCAGAAGGAATATGCCAAGGCTATAAAAATACTCAGGAGGCTGGTTTTCAAAAAAAGGCCAGATACAAACATCGAATTCAAAGCCAAAGCTATGGACAATCTGGGGTATTCTTATTTTCTCTCAGGAGACAAAAGAGGCCATGAATATATGCTACAGTCATTGCGGCTAAAAGATTCCATTAAGGATGAATTTGGATTATTGGCTAGCTGTCTGCACCTTTCGGAGTATTATCTCAACCAGAACCCGAAAATGGCAAGGAACTATGCAGAAAGAGCCTATAGTTTAGCCAATAAACTAAAGAATACTGATGACAAACTGGATGCTATTAAATTCCTTTCAAAAACTGCCGACTCCAAGCAAGAATCTGACAGGTTGTTTTCAGAATATACCAAACTGAATGACAGCATCAGGGTTGTCCGCCAAAAGGCTAAAAATCAGTTTGCAAAGATTCGTTACGATTCAAAGCAGGCAGAAGAAGATTTGCTTAAATACCAGGCAGAAAATGCAGAAAACAAATTAAAAGCAGAAAAAGCAAAACGAAGAAACGAACTTTTATTATTGACGATATCATTTCTTGTACTTGTAGGAGTACTTTTCTACAGGCTTTTAAAGTCAAGACACGAAAAAGAAAAGTTTCAGGAAGCCTACAATACAGAAACCCGGATTGCAAAAAAAGTACACGACGAACTGGCCAATGACGTATATAACGCCATGACATTTGCCTCTACTCAGAATTTAGAAAGACCGGAAAAAAAAGAAGCCCTTATCCATTCGCTGGACAGCGTCTATTTAAGAACCCGGGATATCTCAAGAGAAAACAGCCCTATTGAATTGGGTGAGAATTTCCCAAATCAGTTAAAAATAATGCTTTCAGAATATCAAAACCAATCACTTAACGTATTAATAAAAGATATTGACTCCATTGATTGGATGAAGATTGACGAAAACAAAAAACTAGTGACCTACAGGGTGCTCCAGGAGTTAATGGTCAACATGAAAAAGCATAGCCAGGCCACATTAGCCGTGATTGATTTTTCAAGTACCGACAAAAAAATCCAGATCCAATATTCGGATAACGGAATAGGAATGCCTTTCGGAAAAACTATTTTAAAAAACGGTCTGCAAAATGTGGAAAACCGTATAAAAAGCATTCGGGGAACGCTTATTTTTGACATACAGACAAATAGAGGAGTAAAGCTTTCTTTTGGCTATCCTGTTTAA
- the mce gene encoding methylmalonyl-CoA epimerase, giving the protein MRKIEHIGIAVKNLEASNLLFEKLFGAPAYKMEEVESEGVKTSFFMNGPNKIELLEATNPDSPIAKFLEKKGEGIHHIAFDVEDIVAEIKRLQSSGFTVLNEVPKKGADNKLVAFLHPKGTNGVLVELCQEIK; this is encoded by the coding sequence ATGAGAAAAATAGAACATATTGGCATTGCCGTAAAAAATTTAGAAGCATCGAACCTTCTTTTTGAAAAGCTTTTTGGAGCACCGGCCTATAAAATGGAAGAAGTGGAGAGCGAAGGTGTCAAGACCTCTTTTTTTATGAATGGTCCCAATAAAATAGAATTGCTGGAAGCAACCAATCCGGATAGTCCGATTGCCAAATTTTTAGAAAAAAAAGGAGAAGGTATCCATCATATTGCTTTTGATGTGGAAGACATTGTTGCAGAAATCAAAAGGTTACAGTCTTCCGGATTTACGGTTTTGAATGAAGTTCCTAAAAAAGGAGCCGATAATAAACTGGTGGCGTTTTTACACCCAAAAGGCACCAACGGAGTTTTAGTTGAACTGTGCCAGGAAATAAAATAA
- a CDS encoding response regulator produces MFRKILVAEDIDSIHAAVISQLDQLTHAEIHQAKYCDEAYLKVKKALLDGEPYDLLITDLSFKQDHRDTVLESGEDLIKSVKETQPEIKVIAYSIEDRSYKIKALFEECGINGYVSKGREGSKELEKAVIALAGTTENYVPAPLSNIFQANNIIEIEEYDLKLIKYLSIGLTQDEIGAKFKKQGNVPSSNSSIEKRINKLKLYFKAKNTIHLISNAKDLGLI; encoded by the coding sequence ATGTTTAGAAAAATTTTAGTTGCAGAAGACATTGACAGCATCCACGCTGCTGTAATTTCACAGCTTGACCAGCTAACACACGCAGAAATTCATCAGGCAAAATATTGCGATGAAGCCTATCTAAAGGTAAAAAAGGCGCTATTAGATGGCGAACCTTATGATTTACTCATAACAGACCTTTCCTTTAAGCAGGACCATCGTGATACTGTACTGGAGTCCGGCGAAGACCTCATCAAGAGTGTCAAAGAAACCCAACCTGAAATAAAGGTCATAGCCTATTCCATAGAAGACCGTTCTTATAAAATAAAAGCCCTGTTCGAAGAATGCGGTATTAACGGTTATGTCTCGAAAGGACGTGAAGGTTCAAAAGAGCTCGAAAAAGCGGTAATTGCCCTGGCTGGAACTACAGAAAACTATGTGCCGGCTCCGCTGTCCAACATATTCCAGGCTAATAACATTATTGAAATCGAAGAATACGACCTGAAGCTTATTAAATACCTGTCAATTGGCCTGACGCAGGATGAAATAGGTGCCAAATTCAAAAAACAAGGCAACGTTCCTTCCAGCAACAGCAGTATTGAGAAAAGGATAAACAAGCTGAAGCTTTACTTCAAGGCAAAAAACACCATACATCTTATCAGTAATGCCAAAGATTTAGGACTCATATAG
- the rbfA gene encoding 30S ribosome-binding factor RbfA translates to METNRQKKIGSVLQKDLVDILQGEVRKNGIPNLVISVSKVSVTTDLSIATVYLSIFPPEKGPELLAAIKTNTPLIKHDLSQRVRLQLRKVPNLVFFIDDSLDYIEKIDKALTGQENPIENPDLLEKRKKS, encoded by the coding sequence ATGGAAACGAACAGACAGAAAAAAATAGGAAGTGTGCTACAAAAAGACCTGGTAGACATCCTTCAAGGCGAAGTGAGAAAAAATGGAATCCCAAATTTGGTGATTTCTGTTTCTAAAGTTAGCGTAACTACAGATTTATCTATTGCAACCGTATATCTTAGCATTTTCCCACCGGAAAAAGGCCCGGAATTATTGGCTGCCATAAAAACGAATACACCGTTAATCAAACACGACCTTTCTCAAAGAGTACGCCTTCAATTGCGAAAAGTGCCTAATCTGGTATTTTTTATTGACGACTCACTGGATTATATTGAGAAAATAGACAAGGCATTGACCGGCCAGGAAAACCCGATTGAAAATCCGGATTTGTTAGAAAAAAGAAAGAAATCATAA
- a CDS encoding ABC transporter permease: MNFPFYIARRYTVSFSKSSAINIITGIASLGIIVGAAALFVVLSVFSGLKDFSLSFSNDFDPDLKITSTLGKSFLISPEQAQKIQKIDGIAAKSNIIEERVLFLYEGKEVVTYLKGVDSSYTDVNKVQKKLYMGEWMEPKTPQVVVGYGIHQKLSLGLLSYSNPLEVYVPKPGKGAINNAEQAFNKTALLPVGVYAVSEELDEKYVFADLNLAQELLEFKPNQVTGIEFKFKPGADESAISAELQNIFNHKLTIKNRAQLNDSLYKMLNTEQTALYLIFTLVIVLTLFTLAGAIIMLIIDKKSNLTTLYNLGVEVKNLRKIFLFQGSILTVTGGLIGLILGIIIVLLQQNYQLVMVTPSMPYPVIFNIENLIIVLATIFSLGFISSLIASSRVTKKLLD; encoded by the coding sequence TTGAATTTTCCTTTTTACATAGCTCGACGTTACACTGTAAGTTTCAGCAAAAGCAGCGCCATCAATATCATTACGGGCATTGCTTCTCTGGGAATTATTGTAGGCGCGGCAGCTTTGTTTGTAGTGCTTTCTGTTTTTAGCGGATTAAAGGATTTCAGCCTTTCTTTCTCCAATGATTTTGACCCCGACCTTAAAATCACAAGCACATTAGGAAAATCTTTCCTTATCTCGCCCGAACAGGCACAAAAAATCCAAAAAATTGATGGAATTGCCGCCAAAAGTAACATCATTGAAGAACGTGTACTTTTTTTGTATGAAGGCAAAGAAGTCGTGACCTACCTTAAAGGTGTAGACAGCAGTTATACGGATGTAAATAAAGTACAGAAAAAACTTTATATGGGCGAATGGATGGAACCAAAAACACCGCAAGTGGTTGTGGGTTATGGAATCCACCAAAAACTTTCGCTGGGGTTACTGAGCTATAGCAATCCGTTGGAAGTTTATGTGCCAAAACCCGGTAAAGGAGCCATAAATAATGCCGAACAGGCTTTTAATAAAACTGCCCTGCTTCCTGTTGGTGTATATGCCGTAAGTGAAGAACTGGATGAAAAATATGTTTTTGCCGACCTGAATCTGGCACAGGAATTATTGGAATTCAAGCCTAATCAGGTGACGGGAATTGAGTTCAAATTTAAACCCGGAGCTGACGAATCGGCGATATCTGCAGAACTCCAGAATATCTTTAACCATAAGCTGACTATCAAAAACCGGGCACAATTGAACGATTCTTTATATAAGATGTTGAATACGGAACAGACGGCACTTTATCTTATTTTCACTCTGGTAATTGTACTTACACTTTTCACATTGGCCGGAGCCATAATCATGCTGATAATTGACAAGAAAAGTAATCTTACCACTTTATACAATTTAGGTGTAGAAGTCAAAAACCTGCGAAAAATCTTCTTGTTTCAAGGCTCCATACTAACGGTAACGGGAGGACTTATCGGCCTGATATTGGGAATTATCATTGTACTGTTACAGCAAAACTATCAGCTAGTCATGGTTACACCTTCCATGCCTTATCCTGTGATTTTCAATATTGAGAATCTAATTATTGTTTTGGCCACTATTTTCTCTCTTGGGTTTATCTCTTCACTGATTGCATCGAGCAGAGTCACAAAAAAACTGCTTGATTAA